CGGGATTGTAGCTCTGGACGGTGACATAGCCGGTGGTCTCGGTGGGGAAGCTCATCTTCCAGGTCAGCTCGAACGGCCGTGCGCCCTCATAGACCCGCGACCAGCTGTGCCCGCCGTCACCGGTCCGCAGGATCACGGCGCGGGACTGCTCGACATTCGTGTCGGACGCTCCGCAGATGAAGCCGATCCGCTCGTCGACGAAATGCACATCCAGGATCATGGCCGTCAGCGCCGACAGGTCCTCCGACGACCAGGTCTCGCCCCCGTCCCGGGAGGTCGCCAGTAGCGCCGGCCCACCGACCCGTCCACCGGCCCGGATCGTCACCCGGTAATCCAGCACGCCCGCGTTGATGAAGGCGGCCTTGTGAACGTCGATGGCGCAGATGCCCGTCACCACCGGCCCCGCGATCGTCACCGCCTCCCAGGAGAGGCCGCCATCGCGGGTGCGATACAGCGGGGTCGCGTCGGTCACGCCGGGGAAATAGTCGGGGCCGATATTGCCCAGGAACCCCAGGCTTGCGTCCACGAAGCCCAGCGCCCGGACGAAGGTGCCCGGCCGGTCTAGGATCTGCGTCCAGCTCTGGCCACCGTCGATCGTCCTGAACAGCTTGCCCGCCCCGTTGCCGTACCAGCCGGTCAGGGCGTCGACGAAGACCACGTCGTCCTGCTTGCCCCGATAGGGCTCGGTGGGCTGCCTTACCCAGACGGGGTCCGCCTCTTGCGCCCAGCTCAAGCCCGGCAATGTCCCCATGGCCACGCCAGCGGCCAGCACCTGTCTGCGATCCATGACACCCTCCCTGTCAGATCGACATGGAAAGCTTGCTTTACGTATCAGGGCAAATGAACAGTCTGTAATGCGCAAACGAAAAGGCCCCGGATTGCTCCGGGGCCTTCGATCTCATGGACGCGCAAACAGCGCGGTAAGAGCCGTTACGAGCTGTAGTATTCCACGACCAGGTTCGGCTCCATCTTCACCGCGAACGGCACGTCGGCCAGTTCGGGGAAGCGGACGAAGCGGACCGAGAAGCCGCGGTCACCCAGTTCGAGGTAGTCGGGGATATCGCGCTCGCCGGACTGCTGGGCTTCGAGCACCAGCGCCATGTTGCGGGACTTTTCCTTGACCTCGACGACGTCGCCCGGCTTCAGCGTGTAGGAGGCGATGTTCACCTTCTTGCCGTTGACGGTCACGTGGCCGTGGTTGACGAACTGGCGCGCGGCCCAGGGGGTCGGCACGAACTTGGCGCGGTAGACGGTGGCGTCCAGACGGGCTTCCAGCAGACCGATCAGGGTCTCGGAGGTGTTACCCTTCCGGCGGGCGGCCTCGTCATAGGTCTTGCGGAACTGCTTTTCCGTCAGGTTCGCGTAGTAGCCCTTGAGCTTCTGCTTGGCCTTCAGCTGCAGGCCGAAGTCGGAAACCTTGGACTTGCGGCGCTGGCCGTGCTGGCCGGGGCCGTAGGACCGCTTGTTGACCGGGCTCTTGGCGCGGCCCCACAGGTTTTCACCCATGGCGCGGTCGATCTTGTATTTGGCGCTGTGGCGCTTGGACATTCTGGTCTCTTCAAAATGATGCGGCCCGGCCCCTCCCCGAATGGAAGGGCGATCTCAACGGCGGTCCACGCATCGTCCGTAGTGCATTTCACGCAGCCGACCGGGGCCGGGCGCGGGAAAGCGGGCCTTATGACGGCCCGCCCCCCTCAGGTCAAGGCCGGCGGCCTCAGTTGGCCGGCGCGGCTTCGGGCACCCAGCGATAGGTGTCGCCGGTCTTCTCGATGCGACCCACGCCCGGATAGGGGAAGTGATAGCCGTAGAGACGCAGGTTGTTGGCGGCGGCGCGCTCGTCCAGCGCGATGCGACTGGCGGTGGCAACCGGCGCGTCATTGTCGAACTGGATCTGCCAGTCGGGCTTCTGCACCGAGATGATCGAGGAGTGCATGGCGTCGCCGATGTAGAGGAGCTTTTCGCCCCCCGAGACGATCTCGAAGCCCGAGTGGCCCGGCGTGTGCCCGGCGATCTCGACCGCCGTGATGCCCGGCGCGACCTCGGAGCCGTAACGGAAGACCTGCACCTTGGGCAGGATCGCGTCCGACACGGCCTTCAGCTCGGGGTTGGCCCGCATGAAGTCCCACTCGTTGGCCTCGATCCGGATCACGGCATTGGGGAACAGCAGCGCGCCGTCCGCCCCGACCAGCCCGCCGACGTGATCGCCGTGGCTGTGCGAGATCAGGATTTCGGTGATGTCGGCCGGATCGACCCCGGCAGCCGTCAGGCTGGCCTGCAGCTTGCCGCCCGCCCCGCCCATGCCCGCGCCGACGCCCGTGTCGATCAGGACCAGACGTTCGCCGGTGCGGACCAGCAGCGGCTGGATTGAAAGGCTGATGGTATCGCCCGGTGCGCCGGCTCCGGTCAGGACGGCGGCGACTTCTTCAGGCGTACGCCCGATGCCGAGGACCTTGTTGTCGTTCGGAACGGTCAGGCCGCCGTCACGCAGCGAGATGGCTTCCAGCGACCCGATCTTGAAGCGGGCGACATCGCCGTTGACGGCCGGCGCGGCGGCCGCGGGCGCGGCGGGGGTCTTGGCTTCTTCGGACTTCGAACAGGCGCCGGCGGCCAGGACGGCGGACAGGACCAGGCCGGCGGCGGCGATCTTGAAATGGGGGATCATGGAAAACCTCAGCGCGTGAGAATGAACAGCGACGCTGAGATAATACGCAACAGACGATGCGCCAGATGGGCGGACTGTGAAGTTTCCCCGACAGTCCGCCCTTTGGTCCGTCAGGCCGTGGCGGCGGCGTACAGTTCGTTCGCCTTGTTCCAGTTCACGACCGTCCAGAAGGCCTTCAGATAGTCGGGCCGGCGGTTCTGGTATTTCAGGTAGTAGGCGTGTTCCCAGACGTCCGCGCCCAGCACGACAGCGCCCTTTTCATCGGCGACGTCCATCAGGGGATTGTCCTGGTTCGGCGTCGAGGTGATCTTCAGCTTGCCGTCCTGCACGATCAGCCAGGCCCAGCCCGAGCCGAATTGGCCGGCACCCGCCGCGTTGAAGTCGGTCTTGAACTTTTCGAGGCCGCCCAGGTCGCGGTCGATCGCGGCGGCCAGCTCGGCCGAGGGTTCGCCACCCTGGCCGACGGGGGCCAGCAGTTCCCAGAACAGGCTGTGGTTCCAGTGTCCGCCGCCGTTGTTGCGCACGGCCTTGGGCAGCTTCGACACGCCCTTCAGCAGGTCCTCGATCGAATGGTCGGCCAGCGACGCGTCGGCGGCGACCGCCTCGTTCAGCTTGTCGACATAGGCCTGGTGGTGCTTGTCGTGGTGGAAGGTCATCGTCTCGGAATCGATGGCGGGCTCCAGCGCGTCATAGGCATAGGGCAGGGGCGGCAGGGTGAAGGCCATGGGGAGGCTCCTTGGCAGGGGGGTTGAAGCTGGACGTGATGTAGGCCGTCAGGCTCAGGACCCAAGCGGTTCGCGGCCGATTTCGTTCATGCCGCAGGCACATGGGCCTTCAGGCAGTCGCGCACATCGCGTTTCAGGCTGCCCGGTGCGTTGAGGAAATCGATGCCCTCCGCGGCGAAGACGGCCTTGACCGCCGCGTCCAGCCCGGACGGCAGGGCGGCCACCACCTTCGCCTGGCCCTTGGCATGCAGGCAGATGCCCAGTTCGGTGCACAGGGCCCCGAACATCGGCTCGTGGTCGGGGGCGGGGGTTTCGGTCAGATCGGTCATGGCTCAGGCCTTAAGCCGTTCGGCGTGGAAGGCCACATGGTCGGCGATGAAACTGGCCATGAAGAAGTAGGAATGGTCGTAGCCCGGCTGCATCCGGATCGTCACCGTCTGGCCCGCCGCATCGGCCGCCGCCTGCAGCAGTTCGGGCTTCAGCTGCTCGAGCAGGAAGCTGTCGGCATCGCCCTGGTCGATCAGGACGTCGTCGAAACGGCCCCTGGCGGCCCCCCCCTCGATCAGGCGCGCGGCGTCGTGGGCGTCCCATGTCGCCCGGTCGTCACCCAGATAGGCCGTGAAGGCCTTCTCGCCCCAGGCGCATCGCGTCGGCGAGCAGATGGGCGCGAAGGCCGAGACCGAGGCGAACAGGTCCGGATGGCGCAGCGCCAGGGTCAGCGCCCCGTGGCCGCCCATGGAGTGCCCGCTGATGCCCCGCCGGCCGGTCGTCGGGAATTCCGCGTCGACGAGGGCGATCAGGTCCTCAGCGACATAGGTCTCCATGCGGAAATGCGGGGCCCAGGGGACCTCCGTCGCATCGATATAGAAGCCCGCGCCCTGGCCCAGATCATAGGCCGGGTCGTCGGCCACGCCCTCGCCGCGCGGCGAGGTGTCGGGGGCGACGATGATCACGCCATGCTCGGCGGCGGCCCGGTAGGCCCCCGCCTTGGTGGTGAAATTGTCCTCGGTGCAGGTCAGGCCCGACAGCCAGATCAGCACCGGGAAAGGCCCCTCCCCCGCCGGCACGAAGACCGAAAGGGTCATGGGCGTGCCGGTGGCGGCGCTGTCGTGCTTCAGATAGCGCAGCGTGCCGCCGTGGACGGCGTGGGTCTTCAGGACCTCCATCACCCCACCCGGTGCAGCGCGCAGACCTTGTTGCCCGACGGATCACGCAGATAGGCCAGGTTCAGGGTGCCGAACGGCCCCTCGCGCGGTCCGGGCGGATCCTCGATGGCCGTGCCGCCGGCCGCGACGCCCGCGTCGTGGAAGGCCTTGACCGCGTCGGCGTCCTTCGCGGCGAAGCCGATCGTTCCGCCGTTCGCGTGGCAGGCGGGCTCACCGTCGATCGGCGCGCCGATGGCGAAGGCCCCCATGCGCGTGCGCCACCAGTAGCGGCCCTTGGCGTCGGGGCCGGCGCCGGCGTCGATCCCGAGCGCCCCCAGGGCGGCGTCGTAGAATTTCCGCGAAGCCTCGATGTCGTTGGCTCCGACGGTCACGTGGGTGAACATGGCGGTCTCCTCCTCTGGTCTGGCGACGCTAGCCAGGTCCGTTTCTTATTGCAACGCTTCTAGAAGACGACGACCGAGCGGATGCTCTCGCCCGCATGCATCAGGTCGAAGGCCTCGTTGATGCGCTCCAGCGGCAGGGTGTGGGTGATCATGGGGTCGATCTCGATCTTGCCGTCCATGTACCAGTCGACGATGCGCGGGGTGTCGGTCCGGCCGCGCGCGCCGCCGAAGGCCGAGCCCTTCCAGACCCGGCCGGTGACCAACTGAAACGGGCGGGTCGAGATCTCCTTGCCGGCCTCGGCCACGCCGATGACGATGCTCTCGCCCCAGCCGCGGTGGCAGGCCTCGAGCGCCTGGCGCATGACGGTGGTGTTGCCGGTGCAGTCGAAGGTGTAGTCGGCCCCGCCGCCGGTCAGCTCGACCAGATGGGCGACGACGTCGGAGACGTCCTTGGGATTGACGAAATGGGTCATGCCGAAGCGGCGGCCCCATTCCTCTTTCGCCGGGTTCAGGTCGACGCCGACGATCATGTCGGCCCCGACCATTTTCAGCCCCTGGATGACGTTCAGCCCGATGCCGCCCAGGCCGAAGACCACGGCATTGGCCCCCGGCTCGACTTTCGCCGTGTTCACCACCGCGCCGACGCCGGTGGTGACGCCGCAGCCGACGTAGCAGGCGCTCTCGAACGGCGCGTCCTTGCGGATCTTGGCCAGGGCGATCTCGGGCAGGACCGTGTAGTTCGAGAAGGTCGAGCAGCCCATGTAGTGGGCGATCGCCTGGCCCTTGTAGCTGAAGCGGCTGGTGCCGTCGGGCATCATCCCCTTGCCCTGGGTGGCGCGGATGGCGGTGCACAGGTTGGTCTTGCGGCTGAGGCAGGACTTACACTGGCGGCATTCCGGCGTGTACAGCGGGATGACGTGATCGCCGACCGCGACGCTGGTCACGCCTGCCCCGATCTCGACCACCACGCCCGCGCCTTCGTGGCCCAGGATGCTGGGGAAGATGCCCTCGGAGTCCAGCCCGTCCAGCGTATAGGCGTCGGTGTGGCAGATGCCGGTGGCCTTGATCTCGACCAGGACCTCGCCGGCGCGCGGGCCCTCCAGATCGACCTCGACGATCTCGAGAGGGCGTTTGGCCTCGAAGGCGACGGCGGCGCGGGTTTTCATGGTCGTTCCTCAAAATCTGGCCGGTGGCCCGGCGATATCACAAAGCGGTCTGCAAAAAACACCGTCCGACCCGTCCGACCCGTCCGACCTGTTCGCCTCAACGACAGTGCAGACGCTTGTCCCTCTTTAACCCGCATCCACGTCAGAATCGGTCGTGGCAGACGGCGGTGCGCGTTCTTTCGCCAGCCGCTCCAGCACCCGTCCCCTACCCTTCGACAGCGCGTGAATCACCCCGCGAAAGGTCGCGACCTCCTGCTCGGTGAAAGCGGCGCGGCCCAGCATGACGCGCAGGTTCTGGCTCATGGAGCGGAACTTCTCGGGCGGATGGAAGAAGCCGGCGGCGTCCAGCTCGCGCTCCAGATGTTCGTACATGCCGACGGCGAGCGCGCCCGATGCCGGCGGCTCGCCCTCGCGGAAGTTGGGCGGCGGGGCGTCCAGCACCAGGGTCCGCCATTCGTAGGCGTTGATGGCCACGGCCTGGGCCAGGTTCAGGCTCTGGTGGCGGGGGTCGATGGGGATGGTGACGATGCCCTGGCACAGGGCGATGTCCGACGTTTCCAGCCCGGCCCTTTCGCTGCCGAACAGAAGGCCGACGCCCAGACCGGAGGCGGCGTCGTCATAGAGGACGCGCGAGGCGTCGCGCGGGGTGCGGACGGGCTGGCGGGTCTCGCGTGGGCGGGCGGTGGTGGCGAAGACCGTGGTCAGGTCGGCGGTGGCGGCGGCGACGCTGTCGAACACCTGGACCCCGTCCAGCACCCAGTCGGCGCCCGAGGCCAAGGGCCAGGCCCGGTCCTGGGGCCAGCCGTCGCGCGGGCTGACCAGCCGCAGCCGGTCGAGGCCGAAGTTCGCCATCACCCGCGCCACCGCGCCGATGTTCTCGGCCATCTGCGACCGGTCGAGGATGACGACGGGGGGCGTCAGGTCGGCCAAGGCGCGCCTAGTCCTCGCCGATCATGGCCAGCCACGGGTCGGCCGTGCCCGCCTCGACGTCGGCGACCTTGACCGCGGGCCAGCCGATCGACTGGGTGCCCGCGTCGCGCCAGGCCAGGATGGTCAGGTCGCGCAGCTCGGCCGCGCCCGCGGCGATCCGGGCATCGGCGAAGGCCACGCCGGGGGCCAGCACCTCGCCCGCCGCATCCGCCGCGAAGGCCCCGGTCTTCTCCAGCCGGTAGAAGGGAATGACCTGCGACAGGGTCCCGTTCAGATAGGCCGCCACCCGCGCCCGCAGGTCGAAGCCGTCGAGGTTCGCCGCCGGCATCGCGGCCTCGACCGCATCCAGACGAAGGTTGCGACGGATGAAGGCTCCCTCGAACGCGCCGTGCGTGCTGCGCGCGTTGGTGAAGCCTTCCGGGTTCGGATAGTCGCCCCAGCCGTTGTAGTGGATCGACATGTGATGCGGCTGCGACCCGTCGCCGACGTAGTGGGACAGATAGCCCATGTCGCGCAGGATCAGGGCCTCGCGCCGCAGCCGGTCCTCTCGGTACCAGGCGCGTTTGGCCGGATCGGCCTCGCGGGCCTCGGCGGCGTTCAGCACCCGCCAGGTGGCGAAGTCGCGGGCCAGCTGCTGGAAGCCGTCCATGATCGCATAGGGCAGATAGCCCGCGTCGTTGACCGCGATGCCCGCCGCCGCCAGCTGGGCGTCATACTGGCTCTTCAGCTCGGGAAGCTGCGACAGGGTCGGGCCCGAGGCGTTCATCACATGGCCGTCGTCGTCCAGATCGACGAAGTGCGCGGTGTCGCGCTCGCGGTCATGCGGCTGGCCCGCGCCCTTGGTCCGGTCGGGTTCGCGCGACAGCTCGCCGATCTCGGCGGCCGCGCCCGGCGTGCGCAGGAAGGCGGGCAGTTCGTCGGGCAGGGCGCGGACGGCGGCGACGCCGATGGTCCGGTGGCCGGTCGAGCCCCAGGCGTCCACGGCGGTCGCGGATCCCAGGGCGGCGGCGCCGGCCAGCACCATGACCGAGGCGACGAGGGCGAGGCGTTTCATGGGGGGCTCCGGTCCGGGGGTTCGAAAGGCCGGTTAGAACCGCGCGGCGCGGGCGTCCAGACTAAACGAGGATTCATTTGACCGGGGGCGGACCCCCGCCCTACCGCTGTCGGCCTGATCCACATGGAGACCGCCATGAAGCGCCTGTCCCTCGCCGCCGTCTCGATGATCGCCCTGCTGGCGGGCCCCGTCCTGGCGCAGCAGACCACCACCATCGAGCGCAATGCGGTCGAGGCCCACATGAACTTCCTAGCCGGCGACGAGCTTCAGGGCCGCGGCAGCGCGACCCGCGACGAGGCCATCGCCGCCGCCTATGTCGCCGCCCAGTTCCGCCTTGCCGGCCTGACACCCGTGCCCGGCATGGACGGCTATCTGCAGCGCGCACCGGTCACCAAGACCACCCCGTCGGGCGCGGCGACCGTGACGGTCGGCGGCACGGTGCTGAACCAGGGCGCCGATTTCGCCATCCTGACCGGGGGCCTGACGGCCGCGTCGGGGACCATCACCGTGGCCGAGGATCCCGCCGCCCTGCCCTCGGGCGCAGAGACCCTGATGCTGGCACC
This DNA window, taken from Brevundimonas subvibrioides ATCC 15264, encodes the following:
- a CDS encoding WD40/YVTN/BNR-like repeat-containing protein, giving the protein MDRRQVLAAGVAMGTLPGLSWAQEADPVWVRQPTEPYRGKQDDVVFVDALTGWYGNGAGKLFRTIDGGQSWTQILDRPGTFVRALGFVDASLGFLGNIGPDYFPGVTDATPLYRTRDGGLSWEAVTIAGPVVTGICAIDVHKAAFINAGVLDYRVTIRAGGRVGGPALLATSRDGGETWSSEDLSALTAMILDVHFVDERIGFICGASDTNVEQSRAVILRTGDGGHSWSRVYEGARPFELTWKMSFPTETTGYVTVQSYNPDPAVTQRVFAKTVDGGLTWSEMPLVENAAVRAFGVGFVDERHGWIGAVPNGFETRDGGATWTPVQMGNAVNKVRIVPNGGGVAVFAIGVELHRLDLPG
- a CDS encoding RNA methyltransferase, whose translation is MADLTPPVVILDRSQMAENIGAVARVMANFGLDRLRLVSPRDGWPQDRAWPLASGADWVLDGVQVFDSVAAATADLTTVFATTARPRETRQPVRTPRDASRVLYDDAASGLGVGLLFGSERAGLETSDIALCQGIVTIPIDPRHQSLNLAQAVAINAYEWRTLVLDAPPPNFREGEPPASGALAVGMYEHLERELDAAGFFHPPEKFRSMSQNLRVMLGRAAFTEQEVATFRGVIHALSKGRGRVLERLAKERAPPSATTDSDVDAG
- a CDS encoding S-(hydroxymethyl)glutathione dehydrogenase/class III alcohol dehydrogenase — protein: MKTRAAVAFEAKRPLEIVEVDLEGPRAGEVLVEIKATGICHTDAYTLDGLDSEGIFPSILGHEGAGVVVEIGAGVTSVAVGDHVIPLYTPECRQCKSCLSRKTNLCTAIRATQGKGMMPDGTSRFSYKGQAIAHYMGCSTFSNYTVLPEIALAKIRKDAPFESACYVGCGVTTGVGAVVNTAKVEPGANAVVFGLGGIGLNVIQGLKMVGADMIVGVDLNPAKEEWGRRFGMTHFVNPKDVSDVVAHLVELTGGGADYTFDCTGNTTVMRQALEACHRGWGESIVIGVAEAGKEISTRPFQLVTGRVWKGSAFGGARGRTDTPRIVDWYMDGKIEIDPMITHTLPLERINEAFDLMHAGESIRSVVVF
- a CDS encoding superoxide dismutase, with translation MAFTLPPLPYAYDALEPAIDSETMTFHHDKHHQAYVDKLNEAVAADASLADHSIEDLLKGVSKLPKAVRNNGGGHWNHSLFWELLAPVGQGGEPSAELAAAIDRDLGGLEKFKTDFNAAGAGQFGSGWAWLIVQDGKLKITSTPNQDNPLMDVADEKGAVVLGADVWEHAYYLKYQNRRPDYLKAFWTVVNWNKANELYAAATA
- the fghA gene encoding S-formylglutathione hydrolase → MEVLKTHAVHGGTLRYLKHDSAATGTPMTLSVFVPAGEGPFPVLIWLSGLTCTEDNFTTKAGAYRAAAEHGVIIVAPDTSPRGEGVADDPAYDLGQGAGFYIDATEVPWAPHFRMETYVAEDLIALVDAEFPTTGRRGISGHSMGGHGALTLALRHPDLFASVSAFAPICSPTRCAWGEKAFTAYLGDDRATWDAHDAARLIEGGAARGRFDDVLIDQGDADSFLLEQLKPELLQAAADAAGQTVTIRMQPGYDHSYFFMASFIADHVAFHAERLKA
- a CDS encoding MBL fold metallo-hydrolase, which gives rise to MIPHFKIAAAGLVLSAVLAAGACSKSEEAKTPAAPAAAAPAVNGDVARFKIGSLEAISLRDGGLTVPNDNKVLGIGRTPEEVAAVLTGAGAPGDTISLSIQPLLVRTGERLVLIDTGVGAGMGGAGGKLQASLTAAGVDPADITEILISHSHGDHVGGLVGADGALLFPNAVIRIEANEWDFMRANPELKAVSDAILPKVQVFRYGSEVAPGITAVEIAGHTPGHSGFEIVSGGEKLLYIGDAMHSSIISVQKPDWQIQFDNDAPVATASRIALDERAAANNLRLYGYHFPYPGVGRIEKTGDTYRWVPEAAPAN
- the rpsD gene encoding 30S ribosomal protein S4 yields the protein MSKRHSAKYKIDRAMGENLWGRAKSPVNKRSYGPGQHGQRRKSKVSDFGLQLKAKQKLKGYYANLTEKQFRKTYDEAARRKGNTSETLIGLLEARLDATVYRAKFVPTPWAARQFVNHGHVTVNGKKVNIASYTLKPGDVVEVKEKSRNMALVLEAQQSGERDIPDYLELGDRGFSVRFVRFPELADVPFAVKMEPNLVVEYYSS
- a CDS encoding VOC family protein, producing the protein MFTHVTVGANDIEASRKFYDAALGALGIDAGAGPDAKGRYWWRTRMGAFAIGAPIDGEPACHANGGTIGFAAKDADAVKAFHDAGVAAGGTAIEDPPGPREGPFGTLNLAYLRDPSGNKVCALHRVG
- a CDS encoding zinc dependent phospholipase C family protein, producing the protein MKRLALVASVMVLAGAAALGSATAVDAWGSTGHRTIGVAAVRALPDELPAFLRTPGAAAEIGELSREPDRTKGAGQPHDRERDTAHFVDLDDDGHVMNASGPTLSQLPELKSQYDAQLAAAGIAVNDAGYLPYAIMDGFQQLARDFATWRVLNAAEAREADPAKRAWYREDRLRREALILRDMGYLSHYVGDGSQPHHMSIHYNGWGDYPNPEGFTNARSTHGAFEGAFIRRNLRLDAVEAAMPAANLDGFDLRARVAAYLNGTLSQVIPFYRLEKTGAFAADAAGEVLAPGVAFADARIAAGAAELRDLTILAWRDAGTQSIGWPAVKVADVEAGTADPWLAMIGED